The genomic window CACCGGAGTGAAGATTTCAAGTCTGCATTTTTACATTATAAATTGGCAAATGAGGCTCAGTACACTCAATGTCACTTCCAAACCGAAGACATGCTTCCATTTTTTGGTTCGATAAAATCGGTATGTGGCAGTGATTTTTTTAACCAATCTCTCGATAAAGTTACTGCGACATTTACGCCTGTGTTTATTGTAGGTTTACCACGTACAGGCTCTACTTTGCTTGAGCAAATGCTGATCCAACACGAAAACATCGACTCTTTAGGTGAAAATACGGCAATAAGTGACAAGGTTGTAAGCTATTTAGAAAAACGCGTCGAAGCACCTTTTCCAGAATGTCTGCACCGTTTGAGTACCCATGTCCTTGATTACGGACGAGAGATTTATACCAATGAAATTCGTAACGCGCGAATTGAAGCGCCTTACGTCATTAACAAGCTTCCTTCGAATTTTCAATCTATTGGGGTGATCCGTAAATTATTTCCTGATGCGCGCTTTATTCATGTCACTCGAGAGTTTAATGCGAATGCATGGTCCGTGTATTCTAATTATTTTGAACACGATGAACCTTATTTTTGCTCTGCAAGGGAATACCAAATTTATGCTCAAGCAGAAGAAGAACTGATGACACATTTCAAGCAATGTATTGGTCGCCATATTCACACGGTCAGCTATGAAACGCTCTTAGCTGAACCGGAAAAAACCATTAAAAGTACACTCAACTTTTTTAGATCAGTATTATGACCCTGAATGCATGAACTACTATAAAGGGAAACGATTGGTCCATACATTGAGTAAGTCACAAGTACGCCAACCCTTAACAAAAGCGCCTATTGAGGCTTGGAAAAAATACCAAAAAGATTTTGAGGGCCTTTTAAACCAGGAATCAGTAAGCCCGTAAATTCAATTATCTAATTAACTCTACGGGTTGGCAAAGCGATTACAGAGACCTATTTTTAAGATGGGATTGGAACCAGAATAACGCGTCTTGAAATTGATCGAGACGTGCATTCGGGTGCGTAAGCATATTAATGTGGTCATAATTGCATTTATGGCCAAAACGTTTGCCAAAAATCCTAATTTCCTGTGTGCCTAAACCCGACTCTTCCATAAATTTTTTAATGTCGATTGGTTGTGCCAATGCTTTGTCCTTAACACCTGCAATATGCAAAATTGGCGGTAGTGCCATCTTGGAAAGCGTCTTGGCATAATCAAAGTTATCATCTGAATCTACCCAAGGTTTAATTTTCGCCCATTCCATACTTTGGCGATGTGACTTTACTGTTTCTTCATCGCTTCCCCACTTTAACTTTCGTGCAGGTAGGTATCCATGTTTCTTAGCTAAAATAGGTGCTAGACCATACCAAATCAGATTTCCCTGTATAAACTTTTGCGGGTGTCGGTTATAAAGGCTGCGTTTAGAGCCAAAATATACACAGGCATCAACGTGTGAAATCATCTCTGGAAAGCGCGCGAAATAACTGTTCATCAACACACCGCCCCAAGAATGGGCGACCCAAAAGCGAGGATATTTACCCCTGAGTCCCCCTTTATTCCTTCCAACATAGTCGGAATGTCTTCTAGGATAGCTTCAGTCTGTCCGTAGCTATGACCTGGGCCAATATTAGGGATACTCTTTCCGCGACCTCGCAGATCGGCAACGTAACAATCATAGCCATGCTCAGCCAGAAATGGCGCCAACCCTTTGTTGGATTCCGTATATAAAAAATTTTGCCATTTTCGACAGCTCCGTGCATGAAAAACACCGGTTCACCTGTGTTTTCATCATCGTAAATTCGACGTAAATGCAGTTTTGCACCACCAAATGGAAGCAATATCGATTCTTGTTTGATCATCCTGATGTCTTTTATTTTTGTAAAATCAAACTCATCGTACCAGCTAAGACTATCGACAGCAATCACGGCAACCCAGCTCGCCGTTTATGAAATACTTAGGCTTGTTTCCTCCTATCCAAATTTCAAAAAGACGTAATACCAAAGATTCTTCTAACATCAAGTTTAGGAATGTTACCTGTGTACATACGTGCAGTTTCAAAACAGGGCTTCATCGCATAATTATCCACTAATGCTAACGCCTGTTCGTTAATTGCAGGAACATCGAGATATATAGTATCACCTTCCCGTAAACGAGACTGAACTGCGTCAAAAAGTGCTTGCGCGTACTCTATTTTATCGGCGAATAGTGGCCCGACCTTAACACCCTTTTCGCAATATCGAGCAACGGCATACCCTTTCAGTTTACCTTCGATGAGGTATCCAAACGCAATATGCTCAGGATGTTCAATCCAGTTTTTCAAAAATTCTTTACGTTCAACTGGGAAAAAGGCAGTTTCAAACTGTGCCACTTTATCGAATGCAACGTCGATAAGGTCACAAACCTCTCCCGAAATTGATTTCGGTGCGACGACAGAACCTTCAAAACGAATATTTTGATAGGCGAATTTAAATCCCGATTTTTTGTAATTATCTTGCTGTGCCACAACACCGTCTAATCCAACATTGATCCCTGAAAGATAGTTCATACCTGCTTGCCAAAGTTTATAACCAAAACCTTTTCCACGATATTCAGGTTTTACAATGTAAAACCCCAAAAAACCAAACTCATTGCCATAGTTAACCACCGAAATACTAGCAATAGGCTCGTCGCCTAAATACCCCATCAGGAACCCATTTGGATCGGCTCTATAGTAACATTCAGCATCAAATTTGCCCGGATTCCAGCCTTCAAGTTCGGCCCAGTTTGATGCCAGTTTAAGATCATCTAATGACATGGTTTTGATTGTATATTCCTGACTATTCATGTTGATTCCTATGTTATTTATCAATCAAAGTACTTGTACTATGCGTTGCCCACCGAATAGAGCTTAACATCCTCATTTACTTTGAGTTTCCAAAGATAGAAAGCACAGCATGATGGAATAGATTATGTTTGTTAGCTAGGTTTAAAGTATACTTAGCTTTTGCCTATAACACGAAGAACTGTGCATACTCGAAATATTCATCGCCAAGGCTACGATTTTAAGCAACTCGTTTCCGTATACCCTGCATTGTCCAATCATATCGTAATTACTCAAAGAGGACAGCAAAGCATTGATTTCTCAAATCAAACAGCAGTTATTACGCTTAACCAAGCCTTACTTAAGTTGCATTATGGGATAGATTTTTGGACTGTGCCAAACCCATTTTTGTGTCCTCCCATCCCAGGACGTGTAGACTACATTCATCATTTAGCCGAATTTCTAGAAATACAACCTGATTTTCATTCTCACGATAAGGTCAAAGGGCTGGATATTGGGACTGGTGCTTCCGCTATTTATCCTATTTTGGGACTAAAATGCTATAGCTGGCAATTTGTCGGTTCTGACATTAATAAAGACGCACTAAAGTTAGCGAAACAATGGTCTGAGTTTAATAACCTTGGCCTGAAATTCCGACATCAACCAAATGGCGAAATGATGTTCGATAATATTATTAAACCTGGTGAGCAGTTTACATTTACTATGTGCAACCCGCCGTTTCACGCTTCAGCACAAGAAGCACAAGCGGGCACAGAACGAAAGTGGCGTAACTTAAAAGGAAAGACTCAATCGAATCTCAATTTTGGTGGTCATGCACCGGAATTGTGGTGCGAAGGGGGTGAACTGACGTTTATTAAAAACATGATCAGTGAAAGCCAGCAATATTCGGAACAGGTAAATTGGTTTACGAGTCTCGTGTCAAAATCCGATCATTTAAACTCTCTTGAAAAACACGCAAAAGATTTGGGCGTCACCAATTGGAAAGTTGTCGATATGGAACAAGGGAGTAAACAAAGTCGATTTGTCGCTTGGAATTGGTAGCAATATTTTATATTAAGTATCCTAGGTATAGGAAGCATTCACTTCCTATACCATTATTATATATTTAACTTTGGACTGATTCTGTCTGACTTGAAGAAACAACATTTTGTTTACTTTGAATCTCAGCCAAATCGTTAATACAATAGTTAATATAATAAACATTAAACAGGAACGTATAAAACCCATTCATACGAAGGTCTATTTTATACTCGTTTGTTGCATATTCCTGTAATGCCGTTTTAGCCCTAAATGCCCACAAGATATAAAGCACTGCGCTCGAAATTGAGAGTAATCCCGCCACAGCATCTACAGCAGCAACACCAGAACCTTGAAAAGTACCACCAAGCCCAACACATACAGCAATATAAATTGGATAGTTATCGTCTACGAGTTCTTTTTTTGTAATAGACGCTATTATTTTCGAATTTTTGAATAGCCAAAGAATTAAGTAAATTCCTGCTGTAGCAATTGACAACAAAACAAAATTGGTAGTTTTTGTATTTACTTGTTCTTTAAGCTCGGTAATAGATGACATGTTTCTTCCTTATCCAATAGGTATAATTTCCATCATTGCAAGCAAAAAAGACTTGCATTATCCATGCTCGGAAGATTGACCCTTGACCGATAAAATAAGCTTTTAAAGGAAAGGTTTAGAAATGAATTACAGCCATCAATTGTCAAGTTAGATCCTTTTTATAAACTTTAACAACGAACTAATCCATGTCCATCAATCAAACGACCGGTTACAAATGTAAAATATTTCCTAGGGCGTTTTCAAGTTATTATTTGAAATTTTATATGATATTAATATTACATCACAACTTTAGAGCTCATTCCGCAAGTGGCGAAATACAATAGTGAAACTTTAAAACCAAAATTCGTGCAATATATTAAATATTTTCCATTCAAGAAACCACACCTTAAATAAAGCTGCTAGTTTACTTTTAAATTAGTAACCTCCTTCCATAAATGAGTAACTACTACCTATTGCCATCTAAAAGATCGAACTCCTCATTGCTGATTAACAATCGTTTAATTTACATGATGATCAACTCCATTACTGTGATGAGCTAGGGTGTTTTGTTGCGCTATGCCATATTAGGCATCATAACGTTGACTAAGGGTCGTTACGTTCGGATTTGAAAATGTTCCGTGCTGGATTTGAAGCTTTCAAATTCGGAGACCCTAACTAAAAGCGCTCTATAGTGCTTCAAAACCAAGAAACGTTCCCTAGTGACTAAGCACACCGTTCATCGTCGATTTTCTTATAAATTGAAACTTTTTTCAACTTTCTTTCACGAGAATCCAAGTTCTTAGATTTAATACACTATGAATAATTTACCCCTTCCTTTCCCTTTTCACACTTCAGCACAAGAAGCACAAGCGGGCACAGAACGAAAGTGGCGTAACTTAAAAGGAAAGACTCAATCGAATCTCAATTTTGGTGGTCATGCACCGGAATTGTGGTGCGAAGGGGGTGAACTGACGTTTATTAAAAACATGATCAGTGAAAGCCAGCAATATTCGGAACAGGTAAATTGGTTTACGAGTCTCGTGTCAAAATCCGATAATTTAAACTCTCTTGAAAAACACGCAAAAGATTTGGGCGTCACCAATTGGAAAGTTGTCGATATGGAACAAGGGAGTAAACAAAGTCGATTTGTCGCTTGGAATTGGTCAGCGCAGCCTCATCAAAAGGACGAAGTCCATTTTATCAGTTCGAATTGATTTGATGTTCCAACTGCCTGTTAAGATGGATAAGACTGGCTCTTCACAAAGAGCCAGCACCTTTACAAAGCTAAACACCATAATTGATCAAAAAATCGTGCCACACAACAAACAAAAGGCTTAAGGCACATATTTAACAAGTATGATTAGTTTTTATTAGTCGCTTGTGTATTTGCTTTTTCTGCTCGCTTTACTTCAAGTTTCTCATTAAATTCCTGACTCAACTCCTGAATTTTTGG from Pseudoalteromonas xiamenensis includes these protein-coding regions:
- a CDS encoding GNAT family N-acetyltransferase, whose translation is MNSQEYTIKTMSLDDLKLASNWAELEGWNPGKFDAECYYRADPNGFLMGYLGDEPIASISVVNYGNEFGFLGFYIVKPEYRGKGFGYKLWQAGMNYLSGINVGLDGVVAQQDNYKKSGFKFAYQNIRFEGSVVAPKSISGEVCDLIDVAFDKVAQFETAFFPVERKEFLKNWIEHPEHIAFGYLIEGKLKGYAVARYCEKGVKVGPLFADKIEYAQALFDAVQSRLREGDTIYLDVPAINEQALALVDNYAMKPCFETARMYTGNIPKLDVRRIFGITSF
- a CDS encoding sulfotransferase family protein, with amino-acid sequence HRSEDFKSAFLHYKLANEAQYTQCHFQTEDMLPFFGSIKSVCGSDFFNQSLDKVTATFTPVFIVGLPRTGSTLLEQMLIQHENIDSLGENTAISDKVVSYLEKRVEAPFPECLHRLSTHVLDYGREIYTNEIRNARIEAPYVINKLPSNFQSIGVIRKLFPDARFIHVTREFNANAWSVYSNYFEHDEPYFCSAREYQIYAQAEEELMTHFKQCIGRHIHTVSYETLLAEPEKTIKSTLNFFRSVL
- the rlmF gene encoding 23S rRNA (adenine(1618)-N(6))-methyltransferase RlmF; amino-acid sequence: MHTRNIHRQGYDFKQLVSVYPALSNHIVITQRGQQSIDFSNQTAVITLNQALLKLHYGIDFWTVPNPFLCPPIPGRVDYIHHLAEFLEIQPDFHSHDKVKGLDIGTGASAIYPILGLKCYSWQFVGSDINKDALKLAKQWSEFNNLGLKFRHQPNGEMMFDNIIKPGEQFTFTMCNPPFHASAQEAQAGTERKWRNLKGKTQSNLNFGGHAPELWCEGGELTFIKNMISESQQYSEQVNWFTSLVSKSDHLNSLEKHAKDLGVTNWKVVDMEQGSKQSRFVAWNW
- a CDS encoding RlmF-related methyltransferase, with amino-acid sequence MNNLPLPFPFHTSAQEAQAGTERKWRNLKGKTQSNLNFGGHAPELWCEGGELTFIKNMISESQQYSEQVNWFTSLVSKSDNLNSLEKHAKDLGVTNWKVVDMEQGSKQSRFVAWNWSAQPHQKDEVHFISSN